The following are from one region of the Paenalkalicoccus suaedae genome:
- a CDS encoding Veg family protein, with protein MAKTLAEIKKALEANVGKKVTIQANGGRKKMIERSGLLENLYPSVFTVKLDKDEHSVERLSYSYTDVLTETVVLSMPEDVAEEA; from the coding sequence ATGGCTAAAACGCTAGCGGAAATTAAAAAAGCGCTCGAAGCAAACGTAGGGAAAAAAGTTACAATCCAAGCAAACGGCGGTCGTAAGAAGATGATTGAACGTTCTGGACTGCTTGAGAACCTTTATCCATCTGTATTTACTGTAAAGCTAGATAAAGACGAGCACTCTGTAGAGAGACTCTCTTATAGTTATACTGATGTACTTACAGAAACTGTTGTACTTTCCATGCCAGAAGATGTCGCAGAAGAAGCATAG